The sequence below is a genomic window from Methanothermobacter tenebrarum.
AGGCTGCCAAAGGCTAAGGGAATGATCAATGATAATAGTTTAGGTATGGTTACCTTTTCTAGGGGAATTTCCCATTTTCCATTTTTATACTTCATGATAATTGGAAGTGCAATCAAAGAGACTATAAAGAGGTACAAAAGAAACCATAGGTGGCCTATGAGTATTCCTGACTTTAGATTGGGCAACCAGTGGGTGAAAAAATCCAGCCAAAAGTCGAGGAAACTTCCAGTATATCCACTGTAGAGTGAACCAAAGTATACGCTTACTGGTATTACAAGGATCATCCCTGCTACTGTGGGGATTAATAGTTTTGATATTCTTTCCTTGAGATATTCGCTTGCACTTCTCTTTTTCAATGAATAATAGGTGGCTATTCCTGCTATGGTGAAAAGTAATTGCATAAACCAAGGTGCCAAACTCAAGATGAAAGTATTGGCAATAACAGAGTTCCCAGCATGGAAATAGTATGATCCAATATTACTGTAGATGAGTAACACATGATATGGGAACAAAAGCAAAATTATAAGCCAGCGTAGATTATCAAGATAATATTTTCTCATTTTTATTGCTCCATCCTGACCAAAGATTTCTACTTGAAAGATTTTCAAACATTTTCAAAAGTGTGAAGATGGATAAAATCATTAGTTAAAAAAAGAATCGTGTTAAGCTATTTTTAGCAGTTCTTTTTTTATCGCTTTTGCTACTTGTGTTGTTGTGTGTTTTCCTTTGAGGTCTGGTGTTTTTATTCCTTTTTTCAGGGTTTCTGTGAGGGCTTT
It includes:
- a CDS encoding acyltransferase family protein; this translates as MRKYYLDNLRWLIILLLFPYHVLLIYSNIGSYYFHAGNSVIANTFILSLAPWFMQLLFTIAGIATYYSLKKRSASEYLKERISKLLIPTVAGMILVIPVSVYFGSLYSGYTGSFLDFWLDFFTHWLPNLKSGILIGHLWFLLYLFIVSLIALPIIMKYKNGKWEIPLEKVTIPKLLSLIIPLAFGSLFLNLYPEKSILQFFLVFIFGYFLLSDEGVQQKLEDKRWPLFISFLAINIFYLLISVPNIGSTVNNSSQSTFQSFIGAFIMKIFENSIMWLGVLGVMGMGKHYLEFKTSKTLYLSAVSFPIYIFHLPWINMFAYYIINWTPNQPLQIILIICLSFISTIATIELVRRIKGFRFLFGIKG